The proteins below are encoded in one region of Alosa sapidissima isolate fAloSap1 chromosome 24, fAloSap1.pri, whole genome shotgun sequence:
- the ercc4 gene encoding DNA repair endonuclease XPF isoform X2, whose amino-acid sequence MAGPLLEYETEMFLSLFTTDGLLVTAEGLGIDRILLQFLRVYSEEGSLVLLLNTTEPEQEYFTEQLRAEGVSHLPRTVTSEVQGSERYDVYTQGGVLFVTSRILVVDFLTERIPAHLISGILVYRAHKIIESCQEAFILRLFRQKNKTGFIKAFTDKATSFSSGFCQVERVMRNLFVKKLFLWPRFQASVKCVLDRHKPDVVELHVAQTLAMRAIQSSVLDILNACLKELKRYNPSLEAEDLSLENSLGTAFEKTVRHYLDPLWHQLGAKTKSLVHDLKILRTLLLYLTQYDCVTFLNLLESLRSSQKNFGSNSGWLFLDSSNSMFVNARHRVYSIPEAKKRQKVGEEKEQKKPTPVEVKRVLVLERNPKWEALSEVMREIEKENSSREDTPGRVLICASDDRTCAQLREYVQRGAEALLTRLYHRTIGKGEAFTVSTSELAKQTKRPGNKEGPSKNSKGKRPKAKQGKAGAKSPRPSLTLTQMMGREGEEDAMRSGGEEERGKSVEGEEEELEEEELDLNLSSDSYYGILKEPLTVIHPLRGCSDPYGLTRVLHEVEPTYVVLYDAELSFVRQLEIYKASRPGKPLRVYFLIYTGSTEEQRYLTALHKEKQAFEHLIREKATMVVPEEREGRGDTNSDLVRSQEPANATTNTRKAGGQEVKEPTRVIVDMREFRSELPSLLHRRGLDIEPVTLEVGDYILTPELCVERKSVSVGQKGKRS is encoded by the exons ATGGCGGGTCCTCTCTTGGAGTAtgagacagagatgtttttgagCCTCTTCACCACGGACGGATTATTGGTGACAGCAGAGGGACTAGGCATCGACCGAATTCTCCTACAGTTCTTGAGAGTGTATTCCGAGGAGGGAAGTCTGGTCCTCCTCCTCAACACAACTGAACCTGAACAG GAATACTTCACGGAACAACTCCGCGCTGAGGGGGTGAGCCACCTTCCGAGAACCGTGACCAGCGAGGTACAGGGCAGCGAACGCTATGATGTTTACACGCAGGGTGGGGTTCTCTTCGTCACCAGCCGTATCTTGGTCGTGGATTTCCTCACAGAGAGAATACCTGCCCACCTTATCTCAG GGATCTTGGTTTATCGGGCCCACAAGATCATTGAATCATGTCAGGAGGCCTTTATCCTGCGGCTGTTCAGGCAGAAGAATAAGACTGGTTTCATCAAGGCTTTCACAGACAAGGCCACGTCCTTCTCCTCGGGCTTCTGTCAGGTGGAACGTGTCATGAGGAACCTCTTTGTCAAGAAGCTCTTCCTGTGGCCCAG attCCAGGCATCTGTGAAGTGCGTGCTGGACCGCCACAAGCCAGATGTGGTGGAGCTCCATGTGGCGCAGACGCTGGCCATGCGGGCCATCCAGAGCTCTGTGCTGGACATTTTGAACGCCTGCCTGAAGGAGCTGAAACGCTACAACCCCAGCTTGGAGGCCGAAGACCTCTCCCTGGAGAACTCGCTTGGCACTGCGTTTGAGAAG acTGTTCGTCATTATCTGGATCCCTTATGGCACCAGCTGGGAGCCAAGACCAAGTCTCTGGTGCATGATCTGAAAATCCTGAGAACCCTCCTCCTCTACCTTACCCAGTACGACTGTGTGACCTTCCTCAACCTGCTGGAGTCCCTTCGTTCGAGCCAGAAGAACTTTGGAAGCAACTCAG GATGGCTCTTTTTGGACTCCAGCAACTCCATGTTTGTGAACGCTCGTCACCGTGTCTACAGCATCCCCGAGGCCAAGAAGAGGCAGAAGgtgggggaggagaaggagcagaAGAAGCCCACTCCCG tgGAAGTTAAAAGAGTTCTGGTGCTGGAGAGGAACCCTAAGTGGGAGGCTCTGTCAGAGGTGATGCGGGAGATTGAGAAGGAGAACAGCAGCCGGGAGGATACTCCAG GTCGGGTTCTAATATGTGCTAGCGATGACCGCACCTGTGCTCAGCTGAGGGAGTACGTTCAGCGTGGGGCCGAGGCCCTGCTGACCCGTCTGTACCACCGCACCATCGGGAAAGGGGAGGCCTTCACCGTCTCCACCTCGGAGCTGGCCAAACAAACCAAACGACCGGGCAACAAGGAGGGCCCCAGCAAGAACTCGAAGGGCAAACGGCCCAAAGCCAAGCAGGGAAAAGCCGGCGCCAAGAGCCCCCgaccctctctcaccctcacccagatgatggggagggagggagaggaggatgccATGCGCagcggaggagaggaagaacgaGGCAAATcggtggagggggaggaagaggagctggaggaagaggagctggATTTGAATCTGTCCTCGGACTCCTACTACGGCATTCTCAAAGAGCCGCTGACAGTCATTCACCCGCTGCGGGGGTGCAGTGACCCCTACGGTCTGACACGGGTCCTGCACGAGGTGGAGCCCACCTATGTGGTGCTGTACGACGCCGAGCTCAGCTTTGTGCGTCAGCTGGAGATTTATAAAGCCAGCCGGCCAGGAAAGCCTCTGCG GGTTTACTTCCTTATCTACACTGGCTCCACTGAGGAGCAGAGATACCTGACAGCCCTGCACAAAGAGAAGCAAGCATTTGAGCACCTCATCAG GGAGAAAGCTACCATGGTAGTAcccgaggagagagaggggagaggggacacCAATTCTGATCTGGTGAGAAGTCAGGAGCCGGCCAACGCCACGACCAACACGCGCAAAGCAG GGGGTCAGGAAGTGAAGGAGCCCACCCGCGTGATCGTGGACATGCGCGAGTTCCGCAGCGAGCTGCCGTCCCTGCTGCACCGGCGCGGGCTGGACATCGAGCCGGTCACACTGGAGGTGGGCGACTACATCCTGACGCCGGAGCTGTGCGTGGAGCGCAAGAGC GTCAGTGTAGGGCAGAAAGGGAAACGGTCTTAA
- the ercc4 gene encoding DNA repair endonuclease XPF isoform X1 — protein MAGPLLEYETEMFLSLFTTDGLLVTAEGLGIDRILLQFLRVYSEEGSLVLLLNTTEPEQEYFTEQLRAEGVSHLPRTVTSEVQGSERYDVYTQGGVLFVTSRILVVDFLTERIPAHLISGILVYRAHKIIESCQEAFILRLFRQKNKTGFIKAFTDKATSFSSGFCQVERVMRNLFVKKLFLWPRFQASVKCVLDRHKPDVVELHVAQTLAMRAIQSSVLDILNACLKELKRYNPSLEAEDLSLENSLGTAFEKTVRHYLDPLWHQLGAKTKSLVHDLKILRTLLLYLTQYDCVTFLNLLESLRSSQKNFGSNSGWLFLDSSNSMFVNARHRVYSIPEAKKRQKVGEEKEQKKPTPVEVKRVLVLERNPKWEALSEVMREIEKENSSREDTPGRVLICASDDRTCAQLREYVQRGAEALLTRLYHRTIGKGEAFTVSTSELAKQTKRPGNKEGPSKNSKGKRPKAKQGKAGAKSPRPSLTLTQMMGREGEEDAMRSGGEEERGKSVEGEEEELEEEELDLNLSSDSYYGILKEPLTVIHPLRGCSDPYGLTRVLHEVEPTYVVLYDAELSFVRQLEIYKASRPGKPLRVYFLIYTGSTEEQRYLTALHKEKQAFEHLIREKATMVVPEEREGRGDTNSDLVRSQEPANATTNTRKAGGQEVKEPTRVIVDMREFRSELPSLLHRRGLDIEPVTLEVGDYILTPELCVERKSVSDLIGSLQSGRLYSQCLSMTRYYRRPVLLIEFDPAKPFSLVGRGDLRAEISASDITSRLTLLTLHFPRLRLLWCPSPHATAELFHELKRGRQEPDAAAAQAVTAESDTVAESADLYNPGPYDMLLRMPGVSTKNCRALIKHVNSLAELVTLSQERLAEILASANNARQLYEFLHFTSEVSVGQKGKRS, from the exons ATGGCGGGTCCTCTCTTGGAGTAtgagacagagatgtttttgagCCTCTTCACCACGGACGGATTATTGGTGACAGCAGAGGGACTAGGCATCGACCGAATTCTCCTACAGTTCTTGAGAGTGTATTCCGAGGAGGGAAGTCTGGTCCTCCTCCTCAACACAACTGAACCTGAACAG GAATACTTCACGGAACAACTCCGCGCTGAGGGGGTGAGCCACCTTCCGAGAACCGTGACCAGCGAGGTACAGGGCAGCGAACGCTATGATGTTTACACGCAGGGTGGGGTTCTCTTCGTCACCAGCCGTATCTTGGTCGTGGATTTCCTCACAGAGAGAATACCTGCCCACCTTATCTCAG GGATCTTGGTTTATCGGGCCCACAAGATCATTGAATCATGTCAGGAGGCCTTTATCCTGCGGCTGTTCAGGCAGAAGAATAAGACTGGTTTCATCAAGGCTTTCACAGACAAGGCCACGTCCTTCTCCTCGGGCTTCTGTCAGGTGGAACGTGTCATGAGGAACCTCTTTGTCAAGAAGCTCTTCCTGTGGCCCAG attCCAGGCATCTGTGAAGTGCGTGCTGGACCGCCACAAGCCAGATGTGGTGGAGCTCCATGTGGCGCAGACGCTGGCCATGCGGGCCATCCAGAGCTCTGTGCTGGACATTTTGAACGCCTGCCTGAAGGAGCTGAAACGCTACAACCCCAGCTTGGAGGCCGAAGACCTCTCCCTGGAGAACTCGCTTGGCACTGCGTTTGAGAAG acTGTTCGTCATTATCTGGATCCCTTATGGCACCAGCTGGGAGCCAAGACCAAGTCTCTGGTGCATGATCTGAAAATCCTGAGAACCCTCCTCCTCTACCTTACCCAGTACGACTGTGTGACCTTCCTCAACCTGCTGGAGTCCCTTCGTTCGAGCCAGAAGAACTTTGGAAGCAACTCAG GATGGCTCTTTTTGGACTCCAGCAACTCCATGTTTGTGAACGCTCGTCACCGTGTCTACAGCATCCCCGAGGCCAAGAAGAGGCAGAAGgtgggggaggagaaggagcagaAGAAGCCCACTCCCG tgGAAGTTAAAAGAGTTCTGGTGCTGGAGAGGAACCCTAAGTGGGAGGCTCTGTCAGAGGTGATGCGGGAGATTGAGAAGGAGAACAGCAGCCGGGAGGATACTCCAG GTCGGGTTCTAATATGTGCTAGCGATGACCGCACCTGTGCTCAGCTGAGGGAGTACGTTCAGCGTGGGGCCGAGGCCCTGCTGACCCGTCTGTACCACCGCACCATCGGGAAAGGGGAGGCCTTCACCGTCTCCACCTCGGAGCTGGCCAAACAAACCAAACGACCGGGCAACAAGGAGGGCCCCAGCAAGAACTCGAAGGGCAAACGGCCCAAAGCCAAGCAGGGAAAAGCCGGCGCCAAGAGCCCCCgaccctctctcaccctcacccagatgatggggagggagggagaggaggatgccATGCGCagcggaggagaggaagaacgaGGCAAATcggtggagggggaggaagaggagctggaggaagaggagctggATTTGAATCTGTCCTCGGACTCCTACTACGGCATTCTCAAAGAGCCGCTGACAGTCATTCACCCGCTGCGGGGGTGCAGTGACCCCTACGGTCTGACACGGGTCCTGCACGAGGTGGAGCCCACCTATGTGGTGCTGTACGACGCCGAGCTCAGCTTTGTGCGTCAGCTGGAGATTTATAAAGCCAGCCGGCCAGGAAAGCCTCTGCG GGTTTACTTCCTTATCTACACTGGCTCCACTGAGGAGCAGAGATACCTGACAGCCCTGCACAAAGAGAAGCAAGCATTTGAGCACCTCATCAG GGAGAAAGCTACCATGGTAGTAcccgaggagagagaggggagaggggacacCAATTCTGATCTGGTGAGAAGTCAGGAGCCGGCCAACGCCACGACCAACACGCGCAAAGCAG GGGGTCAGGAAGTGAAGGAGCCCACCCGCGTGATCGTGGACATGCGCGAGTTCCGCAGCGAGCTGCCGTCCCTGCTGCACCGGCGCGGGCTGGACATCGAGCCGGTCACACTGGAGGTGGGCGACTACATCCTGACGCCGGAGCTGTGCGTGGAGCGCAAGAGCGTGAGCGACCTGATCGGCTCACTGCAGAGCGGGCGCCTCTACTCGCAGTGCCTGTCCATGACGCGCTACTACCGCCGGCCCGTGCTGCTCATCGAGTTCGACCCTGCCAAGCCCTTCTCGCTGGTGGGGCGTGGTGACCTGCGGGCCGAGATCTCGGCCTCGGACATTACCTCGCGCCTCACACTCCTCACGCTGCATTTCCCGCGCCTGCGCCTCCTCTGGTGCCCCTCGCCCCACGCCACCGCCGAGCTCTTCCACGAGCTGAAGCGCGGCCGGCAGGAGCCGGACGCCGCCGCCGCACAAGCCGTCACCGCCGAGTCGGACACTGTCGCCGAGTCGGCTGACCTATACAACCCCGGGCCGTACGACATGCTGCTGCGAATGCCCGGCGTCAGCACCAAGAACTGCCGGGCACTTATCAAGCACGTGAACAGCCTGGCAGAGTTGGTCACTCTCAGTCAGGAGAGGCTGGCAGAGATCCTGGCCAGTGCCAACAATGCCAGGCAGTTGTACGAATTCCTGCACTTCACTTCAGAGGTCAGTGTAGGGCAGAAAGGGAAACGGTCTTAA